One window of Electrophorus electricus isolate fEleEle1 chromosome 24, fEleEle1.pri, whole genome shotgun sequence genomic DNA carries:
- the mfsd4ab gene encoding major facilitator superfamily domain-containing protein 4B, whose amino-acid sequence MYVFSDGGEGVNDSININYHLLFLTDFYIFMSERYWQHSAEQETPKTFRNRDIQQTFVFELFAQDNMFIEDRVVTLFKHNCQHTLTYWSVFFSFGLCIAFLGPTILDLKCQTNSTLQEITWVFFSQQFCLLLGSSIGGIFKRTALAALLLSTLLISLVFAIIPLCYNVLLLAVAMAVSGLAMGIIDTIANIQLVTLYQKDSAIFLQALHFFIGFGALVSPLIADPFLSEHCPGSNSTGDGTVLMDHFRHSLVSGFRSPVPLNFSQQPGPVIEYAGVSYAFWIMAVINLPVPIAVFVLMYQEKLIPCCPMGPPCLLNKDELATETPASEAPEKDVEGHSNLFSCCTNDSLRGLPASFFGVHILGGFVLFMTDGIVGVYAGFAYTYAVSPPMSLHAKMAGYLPCIFWAAITGGRLMSIPLACRFKPVYLLTISLLGVIATVVLLLVFSTSRVFLFVGTCLLGLFLSNVFPCMLAYAEDILDYQGCATTVLVTCAGMGEMVLQVLLGSIIQTAGSYSFLFCSMTSGCISLVLFFGLVLCQRFHGNYLRGPPKKTVPAAAPHAIHAPQRVDEEPVENAQKKTEETAEGT is encoded by the exons ATGTATGTCTTTTCTgatgggggagagggagtgaatgacTCTATAAACATAAACTATCATCTGCTGTTTCTGACAGACTTCTACATTTTTATGTCAGAAAGGTACTGGCAGCATAGCGCTGAGCAGGAAACCCCCAAAACCTTCAGAAATAGAGACATCCAACAAACATTCGTTTTCGAGCTGTTTGCTCAGGACAATATGTTTATTGAGGATCGTGTAGTAACACTTTTCAAACATAACTGTCAACATACCCTGACGTATTGGAGTGTATTTTTCAGTTTTGGACTCTGCATAGCCTTCCTGGGGCCTACCATTCTAGATCTGAAATGTCAGACCAACTCTACCCTACAGGAGATCACCTGGGTGTTCTTCTCACAGCAGTTCTGCCTCCTTCTTGGCAGTTCAATTGGCGGCATTTTCAAGAGAAC tgccctTGCTGCTCTGCTCCTGTCCACCCTCCTTATTTCACTGGTTTTTGCCATCATCCCTCTCTGCTACAATGTGCTGCTTCTAGCTGTTGCCATGGCGGTGTCAGGGTTGGCGATGGGCATCATTGACACTATTGCAAACATTCAGCTGGTGACTCTGTATCAGAAAGATTCTGCAATCTTCCTGCAG GCACTGCATTTCTTCATTGGATTTGGGGCTCTGGTGAGCCCTCTGATTGCAGACCCATTCTTGTCAGAGCACTGCCCGGGTAGCAACAGCACAGGAGATGGCACAGTGCTAATGGACCACTTCAGGCATAGCCTGGTATCTGGCTTCAGGAGCCCCGTGCCTCTCAACTTCTCTCAGCAGCCCGGACCAGTGATAGAGTACGCCGGTGTATCCTACGCCTTCTGGATAATGGCTGTTATTAAT CTGCCTGTGCCCATCGCTGTGTTTGTGCTAATGTATCAGGAGAAGCTGATCCCATGTTGCCCCATGGGGCCACCATGCCTGCTTAACAAAGATGAGCTAGCCACGGAGACCCCGGCATCTGAGGCCCCAGAGAAGGATGTAGAAG GCCACAGTAACCTTTTCAGCTGCTGCACGAACGACAGCCTCCGTGGGCTCCCTGCCTCGTTCTTCGGAGTCCATATTCTTGGTGGATTTGTCCTCTTCATGACCGATGGCATTGTG GGGGTCTATGCTGGGTTTGCGTACACATATGCTGTGTCACCACCGATGTCACTGCATGCCAAAATGGCAGGTTACCTGCCATGCATCTTCTGGGCGGCCATCACTGGTGGAAGACTGATGTCCATCCCACTCGCCTGTCGCTTCAAACCAGTGTACCTGCTCACAATCAGCCTG TTGGGGGTGATAGCCACAGTGGTGCTGCTGTTGGTTTTCTCCACCAGCAGGGTCTTCCTGTTTGTAGGGACGTGTTTACTGGGCCTGTTCCTGAGCAACGTCTTCCCATGCATGCTTGCCTATGCTGAGGATATTCTGGACTACCAGG GATGTGCCACCACAGTCCTGGTAACGTGTGCTGGGATGGGTGAAATGGTCCTGCAAGTGCTGCTTGGATCG ATCATCCAGACAGCGGGCAGCTATAGCTTTCTCTTCTGCAGCATGACCTCTGGTTGTATTAGTTTAGTGCTCTTCTTCGGCCTGGTGCTATGTCAGCGCTTCCACGGGAACTATCTCAGAG GTCCACCCAAAAAGACAGTACCAGCAGCAGCTCCACATGCAATTCATGCACCACAAAGAGTAGATGAGGAACCAGTGGAGAATGCACAGAAGAAGACCGAGGAGACAGCAGAAGGGACATAG